In the Sus scrofa isolate TJ Tabasco breed Duroc chromosome 6, Sscrofa11.1, whole genome shotgun sequence genome, one interval contains:
- the SPTBN4 gene encoding spectrin beta chain, non-erythrocytic 4 isoform X3: MLMARDGTREDGHKLHKRWLRHQAFMAELAQNKEWLEKIEREGQQLMQEKPELAASVRKKLGEIRQCWAELESTTQAKARQLFEASKADQLVQSFAELDKKLLHMESQLQDVDPGGDLATVNSQLKKLQSMESQVEEWYREVGELQAQTAALPLEPASKELVGERQNAVGERLVRLLEPLQERRRLLLASKELHQVAHDLDDELAWVQERLPLALQTERGNGLQAVQQYIKKNQGLRREIQAHGPRLEEVLERAGALASLRSPEAEAVRRGQEQLQGAWAGLREAAERRQQVLDAAFQVEQYYFDVAEVEAWLGEQELLMMSEDKGKDEQSTLQLLKKHLQLEQGVENYEESIAQLSRQCRALLEMGHPDSEQISRRQSQVDRLYVALKELGEERRVGLEQQYWLYQLSRQVDELEHWIAEKEVVAGSPELGQDFEHVTVLQEKFSEFASETGTAGRERLAAVNQMVDELIECGHTAAATMAEWKDGLNEAWAELLELMGTRAQLLAASRELHKFFSDARELQGQIEEKRRRLPRLTAPPEPRPSASSMQRTLRAFEHDLQLLVSQVRQLQEGAAQLRTVYAGEHAEAIASREQEVLQGWKELLAACEDARLHVSSTADALRFHSQARDLLSWMDGIAGQIGAADKPRCPSSHFELPTCFRAVTPSPTAAPFPLQKHNRQYLQGSSACQTLF, from the exons GAGGGCCAGCAACTGATGCAAGAGAAACCGGAGCTGGCAGCCTCGGTGCGAAAAAAGCTGGGAGAGATCCGGCAGTGCTGGGCAGAGCTGGAGAGCACCACCCAGGCCAAGGCCAGGCAGCTCTTTGAAGCCAGCAAGGCCGACCAGCTGGTTCAGAGCTTCGCCGAACTGGATAAGAAGCTCCTTCACATGGAAAGCCAGCTACAAGACGTGGACCCCGGAGGGGACCTGGCCACCGTCAATAGCCAACTCAAgaagctgcag TCGATGGAGTCGCAGGTGGAGGAGTGGTACCGCGAGGTGGGAGAGTTGCAGGCGCAGACCGCGGCGCTGCCTCTGGAGCCGGCGAGCAAGGAGCTGGTGGGCGAGCGGCAGAACGCGGTGGGCGAGCGCCTGGTGCGTCTGCTCGAGCCGCTGCAGGAGCGCCGCCGCCTGCTGCTCGCCTCCAAGGAGCTGCACCAGGTGGCGCACGACCTCGACGATGAGCTG GCGTGGGTCCAGGAGCGGCTGCCACTGGCCCTGCAGACAGAGCGAGGCAATGGTTTGCAGGCCGTCCAGCAGTACATCAAAAAGAATCAG GGCCTGCGGCGGGAGATCCAGGCGCACGGGCCGCGCCTGGAGGAGGTGCTGGAGCGGGCGGGCGCCCTGGCGTCGCTGCGCAGCCCCGAGGCGGAGGCCGTGCGCCGCggccaggagcagctgcagggcgCCTGGGCCGGGCTGCGGGAGGCGGCCGAGCGGCGGCAGCAGGTGCTGGACGCCGCCTTCCAGGTGGAGCAGTACTACTTCGACGTGGCCGAGGTGGAGGCGTGGCTGGGCGAGCAGGAGCTGCTCATGATGAGTGAGGACAAGGGCAAG GACGAACAGAGTACCCTGCAGCTGCTCAAGAAGCACCTGCAGCTGGAGCAGGGCGTGGAGAACTACGAGGAAAGCATCGCACAGCTGTCGCGCCAGTGCCGGGCGCTGCTGGAGATGGGGCACCCGGACAG cgAGCAGATCAGCCGGCGGCAGTCGCAGGTGGACCGCCTGTACGTGGCGCTCAAGGAGCTGGGCGAGGAACGCCGCGTGGGCCTGGAGCAGCAGTACTGGCTGTACCAGCTCAGCCGCCAGGTGGACGAGCTGGAGCACTGGATCGCAGAGAAGGAGGTGGTGGCTGGCTCCCCCGAACTCGGCCAGGACTTTGAGCACGTCACG GTGCTGCAAGAGAAATTCTCGGAGTTCGCCAGTGAGACCGGCACGGCAGGGCGGGAGCGGCTGGCAGCCGTGAACCAGATGGTGGACGAGCTGATCGAGTGTGGCCATACGGCGGCGGCCACCATGGCCGAGTGGAAGGACGGGCTGAATGAGGCCTGGGCCGAGCTGCTGGAGCTTATGGGCACGCGGGCCCAGCTGCTGGCCGCCTCTCGGGAGCTGCATAAGTTCTTCAGTGATGCCCGAGAGCTTCAAGGACAGATCGAGGAGAAGCGGAGGCGACTGCCCCGCCTAACAGCCCCACCTGAGCCGAGACCCAGTGCCAGCTCCATGCAGCGGACCCTGCGCGCCTTTGAACATGACCTGCAGCTCCTCGTGTCCCAG GTTCGGCAGCTCCAGGAGGGGGCCGCCCAACTGCGGACGGTGTACGCCGGTGAGCACGCGGAGGCCATCGCCAGCCGGGAGCAGGAGGTGCTTCAGGGCTGGAAGGAGCTGCTGGCAGCCTGCGAGGACGCCCGCCTGCACGTGAGCTCCACGGCCGACGCCCTGCGATTCCACAGCCAGGCCCGCGACCTGCTCTCCTGGATGGATGGCATCGCTGGCCAGATTGGGGCAGCTGACAAGCCCAGGTGCCCCTCATCCCACTTCGAGCTTCCTACCTGCTTCCGGGCAGTGACCCCCAGCCCAACAGCAGCCCCCTTCCCCTTACAAAAACACAATAGGCAATATCTGCAAGGCTCCTCTGcctgccagacactgttctaa